A single genomic interval of Microbacterium sp. LWO14-1.2 harbors:
- a CDS encoding FliH/SctL family protein: MRTVLDSAFTPLAVPRIGETPIDLRGEADRARTRGYAEGFAEGRRIALEQARVEQEENARHMTALRQAFAERAQSAADAVRDAQSALAQRIEDVASLDAALIEEWALELAVEIVGVELADPARSAAHALRRALDAVPQTRWTRVVFSERDVVTLRDADALTTMSDLEITSSPSVDDGGAIVDIGDGSVDARIEPAFARARSALRGVDEGSLEEAL; the protein is encoded by the coding sequence GTGCGCACCGTGCTCGACTCCGCCTTCACGCCGCTCGCGGTGCCGCGGATCGGCGAGACGCCGATCGACCTCCGCGGCGAGGCCGATCGTGCGCGTACCCGCGGGTACGCGGAGGGGTTCGCCGAAGGGCGCCGTATCGCCCTCGAGCAGGCGCGCGTCGAGCAGGAGGAGAACGCGCGCCACATGACGGCGCTGCGGCAGGCGTTCGCGGAGCGCGCGCAGTCGGCGGCGGATGCCGTGCGCGACGCGCAGTCCGCTCTGGCGCAGCGCATCGAGGACGTCGCCTCGCTCGACGCGGCGCTCATCGAGGAGTGGGCCCTGGAACTCGCCGTCGAGATCGTCGGCGTCGAGCTCGCCGACCCCGCGCGGTCCGCCGCGCACGCTCTCCGCCGCGCGCTCGACGCGGTTCCGCAGACCCGTTGGACGCGCGTCGTCTTCAGCGAGCGCGATGTCGTGACCCTGCGGGACGCCGACGCGCTCACGACCATGAGCGACCTCGAGATCACCTCTTCTCCCTCGGTCGACGACGGGGGAGCCATCGTCGACATCGGCGACGGCAGCGTCGATGCCCGCATCGAGCCGGCCTTCGCGCGGGCGCGATCCGCTCTGCGCGGGGTCGACGAGGGGTCCCTGGAGGAGGCGCTGTGA
- a CDS encoding FliI/YscN family ATPase: protein MTVATASWRRALDAARPERSGTVKAVVGLGVEVLGIEAAVGDRVRIDTVDGSAVDAEIVAVDGDASRCMPLGRLSGITARARVRHAGAPLQVPTGRSLLGRVLDGLGRPIDGKGPIDAAAERVSLDNTPPSILDRQRIDRQLGLGVRVLDTMTPVGTGQRLGLFAGSGVGKSSLMSMIARGSSADVNVIALVGERGREVREFIEDDLGPDGLARSVVVVATSDQPAMARLRSAFVATRIAEQFRDDGLDVVLMMDSLTRVAMAQREIGLSAGEPPATRGYPPSTFSVLARLLERAGAGTSGSITGLYTVLVDGDDHNEPIADAARGILDGHVVLDRSLAVRGHFPAVDVLGSVSRVVSKITTPSQREDAVALRSVLAARRSANDLIDIGAYRPGANPLVDAALTNEAAIGAFLMQSMDELSTSDDSWQRLAALTDVFGGLIP from the coding sequence GTGACGGTCGCCACGGCATCCTGGCGCCGCGCGCTCGACGCGGCGCGCCCCGAGCGCTCCGGCACGGTGAAGGCCGTCGTGGGTCTCGGCGTCGAGGTGCTCGGCATCGAGGCGGCCGTCGGAGACCGCGTGCGCATCGACACGGTCGACGGCAGCGCCGTGGATGCCGAGATCGTCGCCGTCGACGGCGACGCATCGCGCTGCATGCCCCTCGGTCGGCTGAGCGGCATCACCGCGAGGGCCCGCGTGCGTCATGCCGGCGCGCCGCTGCAGGTGCCCACGGGGCGGTCGCTGCTCGGGAGGGTGCTCGACGGACTCGGTCGCCCGATCGACGGGAAGGGGCCGATCGACGCCGCGGCCGAGCGCGTGTCGCTCGACAACACGCCGCCCAGCATCCTCGACAGACAGCGGATCGATCGCCAGCTGGGGCTGGGCGTGCGGGTGCTCGACACCATGACGCCGGTCGGCACCGGCCAGAGACTCGGACTGTTCGCCGGATCGGGCGTCGGCAAATCCTCGCTGATGTCGATGATCGCGCGCGGCTCGAGCGCGGACGTGAACGTGATCGCCCTCGTCGGCGAGCGCGGCCGCGAGGTGCGGGAGTTCATCGAAGACGACCTCGGCCCCGACGGCCTCGCGCGGTCGGTCGTGGTCGTCGCGACCTCCGACCAGCCGGCGATGGCTCGTCTGCGGTCGGCGTTCGTCGCGACGCGCATCGCCGAGCAGTTCCGCGACGACGGGCTCGACGTCGTGCTCATGATGGATTCGCTCACGCGCGTCGCGATGGCGCAGCGCGAGATCGGTCTGAGCGCGGGCGAGCCTCCGGCCACCCGCGGTTATCCGCCGTCGACGTTCTCGGTTCTCGCGCGTCTCCTGGAGCGCGCCGGCGCGGGCACGAGCGGATCGATCACGGGGCTGTACACCGTGCTCGTCGACGGCGACGACCACAACGAGCCGATCGCGGACGCCGCCCGGGGCATCCTGGACGGCCACGTCGTGCTCGACAGGTCCCTCGCGGTGCGCGGGCACTTCCCGGCGGTCGACGTGCTCGGCTCCGTGTCGCGGGTCGTCTCGAAGATCACCACACCGTCCCAGCGCGAGGATGCCGTGGCGCTGCGCAGCGTGCTCGCCGCCCGACGCTCGGCCAACGACCTCATCGACATCGGCGCCTACCGTCCAGGAGCGAACCCGCTGGTCGACGCCGCGCTCACGAATGAGGCCGCGATCGGCGCGTTCCTCATGCAGAGCATGGACGAGCTCAGCACGTCCGACGATTCCTGGCAGCGGCTGGCTGCCCTCACCGACGTGTTCGGAGGACTGATCCCATGA
- a CDS encoding flagellar hook capping FlgD N-terminal domain-containing protein, with protein MTTPITASPTIDATSSIHTGSTTDPAARKQVMDGEVFLKLLVTQLTHQDPSNPMDTNEMIAQTTQLAMMEQLTALAANGAEAFALNMRQAATALIGQEASYKDADGKAVTGIVTKVSFDGPVPQVTIGDKTIALDAITGVTSTTAPASPAA; from the coding sequence ATGACCACGCCCATCACCGCATCCCCCACGATCGACGCGACGAGCTCGATCCACACCGGCAGCACGACCGACCCCGCGGCACGCAAGCAGGTCATGGACGGGGAGGTGTTCCTCAAGCTGCTCGTGACCCAGCTGACGCATCAGGATCCGTCCAACCCCATGGACACCAACGAGATGATCGCCCAGACCACCCAGCTGGCCATGATGGAGCAGCTCACCGCCCTCGCCGCCAACGGCGCCGAGGCGTTCGCCCTGAACATGCGCCAGGCCGCGACCGCGCTCATCGGGCAGGAGGCGTCGTACAAGGACGCCGACGGCAAGGCCGTCACCGGGATCGTCACGAAGGTGTCGTTCGACGGGCCCGTGCCCCAGGTGACCATCGGCGACAAGACCATCGCACTCGACGCCATCACCGGCGTCACCTCCACGACCGCACCGGCCTCCCCGGCCGCCTGA